A segment of the Methanolinea mesophila genome:
GCAGCCGAGGAAACCCCTGCAGCCGAGGAAACCCCTGCAGCCGAGGAAACCCCTGCAGCCGAGGAAACCCCTGCAGCCGAGGAAACCCCTGCAGCTGAGGAAACCCCTGTAGCTGAGGAAACCCCTGCGGCCGAGGAAACCCCTGCAGCCGAGGAAATGCCCTCTATCATTGACAATGAGAACGATCTTCTCTACCTCAATGACACTCTTCCGGCTGATCTGCAGTTGAATGAGACGGTCGCAGGAAGTCTCGGCGATGTGAACCAGACCGCCGGCCAGTCCGGACAGAGCCTGATATCGGTGAATGAGGAAAATACAACTCTTTCGGATAATTCCACTCCATACGGTCTGCATGATCCCCCGTTGAACGGCACGAATCTCCTTGGAAGCCCGGGGAGCAATTACTGGAATATCACAGAATCAGGGTATTACCCGGTCGACTGGTTCAACGATCTCGGGAACTTTACCGGAGGGACTCTTACCACTTCCAACCCCTGGGCCATTTTCATAGATGCCTCGAATGTCGTCCTGGATGGGATGGGGCTTATCATTCAGGGTGCAGGTGGTGCAGTCCTGGATCAGGTCGGTATCCTGGTAGCTCCAGGGAGCGAGAATGTCCAGATCAGCAATTTCACCATAACCCAGATGATCTATGGGGTTATCCTCGATACCGTAAGCTATAACGCGACAAATACGAACGGCGGGGATCTTGGAACTGGAGGTTATGCAGCTCCCGTCGATAATATCGTGCACGATGTCGTGTTATTCGGAAACGAGTTCGGAATAAGGGTTCGCAATAGCGACAATGTCACTCTTCGGAATAACCAGGTGAATAATAATACCCGGAGAGGTATCGATGTCGAAGGATCCACAAACATGACCGTTGCGAACAATACCGCGGGTGCATTCAACGGTGGGAGCCAGGATTACGGGATCTGGTTCGATTCTTCCAATAATTCTTTTATTTTCAATAATACGGTTACCGGAAACACCTACTACGGTATCGTATCGATGAACTCACACAACCTGCAGCTCGAGCAGAATAATGCCAGTATGAACGGGATGCAGGGGATTGGCATCCTCTCGTCCTGGTATTCCTCACTTTACAATAATGTCGGTATACAGAATACGCTCGCCGGGATTTATCTTGAGAATTCAAGTTATAACACGCTCACGGGCAATTATGCAATAGAAAATTTATTCGACGGAATCAATCTGAATTTTTCGAGTTATAACGATCTTATCGGCAACCATGCTTCGAACGACGGGATATACAACCAGTTGAACGGCATCACGCTATTAAATTCGAATTTCAACAACCTGACCGGGAACACGGCCGTGGACAACAACTACAACGGGATCATCCTCACCGGTTCGGACTCGAACAACCTGACCGGGAACGAAGTATCGGGGTCCTCGTTCCTGTCATCTGGGTCGGACGCGGGCATCCTGCTGAACGGGTCGGACGGGAACCTGCTTGACGGGAACTACGTGCACGACAACTACTTCTCCGGGATCTCGCTGGTGAACTCGACCGGGAACACGTTACAGAACAACGTTGCGGACGCGAACTCGGGCTACGGGTCGGGGGACATCCAGGCGAACATCATGCTCGCGGGCTCGTCGTACAACGCGCTCGTGAACAACTCCGCGAACGGGAGCCTGACGAGCAACGGGTTTGTGCTGAACAACAGCTGGTACAACAACCTGACCGCGAACGCCGCGGACGACAATTATAATGCCGGGATCTGGCTGGTCACGAACTCGAGCTACAACAACCTCACCGGGAACGAGGCGCTGCGGAACTTCGCGGGGATCGTGCTCGGCGAACCTGTGGCGCCTGCGGGCGGCAACGACTGGAACGAGCTGGTAGGAAACAACGCATCGTTCAGCACGGCCGGCGCCGGGTTCGTGGTCCAGCTCTCGGACAACAACACGCTCTTCGGGAACACGGCGACCGGGAACGTGGCGAACGGGATGGAGCTGTATGACGCGAACACCAACAACCTGACCGGGAACACCGTGGTAGGGAACGACGGCGGTATCTACCTGTCCGGGTCTGTTGGGTCGAACTACAACCTGATCGCGGACAACAACGCGAGCGGGAACGGGTATCTCGGCGGCAGCGGTTCGAAGAACGGTATCGCGTTGAGCTACTCGACGTTCAACACCATCACCAACAACGTCGCGAACCAGAACGCCGGGAACGGGTATGACCTGTTCAGCTCGGACAACAACCTGCTTTCAGGCAACCTCGCCCAGGAGAACCAGCAGAACGGGTTCTTCCTCGACCCGTCGAACTACAACAACGTCACCGGGAATTTCGCGATCGGGAACATGTACGACGGGTTCAACGTAACGGACTCGATCTTCAACAACCTGACCGACAACTACGCGGCGATCAACGGGTGGAACGGGTATGGTCTGTATAATGCATCCAACACGACGCTGGTGAACAACACCGCCGTGGGGAACACGTACAACGGGTTCTACCTGGAGGGCTCGGGCTACAACAACCTCACCGGGAACTTCGCGATAGAGAACTACTACGACGGGATCAACCTGACCGGGTCGAGCTACAACGAGATCGTGGGGAACACGGCCTCGAACGACGGCGTATACAACCAGACGAACGGGATCTCGCTGCTGGGCTCGAATTTCAACAACCTGACCGGGAACACGGCCGTGGACAACAACTACAACGGGATCATTCTCACCGGTTCGGACTCGAACAACCTGACCGGGAACGAAGTATCGGGGTCCTCGTTCCTGTCATCTGGGTCGGACGCGGGCATCCTGCTGAACGGGTCGGACGGGAACCTGCTTGACGGGAACTACGTGCACGACAACTACTTCTCCGGGATCTCGCTGGTGAACTCGACCGGGAACACGTTACAGAACAACGTTGCGGACGCGAACTCGGGCTACGGGTCGGGGGACATCCAGGCGAACATCATGCTCGCGGGCTCGTCGTACAACGCGCTCGTGAACAACTCCGCGAACGGGAGCCTGACGAGCAACGGGTTTGTGCTGAACAACAGCTGGTACAACAACCTGACCGCGAACGCCGCGGACGACAATTATAATGCCGGGATCTGGCTGGTCACGAACTCGAGCTACAACAACCTCACCGGGAACGAGGCGCTGCGGAACTTCGCGGGGATCGTGCTCGGCGAACCTGTGGCGCCTGCGGGCGGCAACGACTGGAACGAGCTGGTAGGAAACAACGCATCGTTCAGCACGGCCGGCGCCGGGTTCGTGGTCCAGCTCTCGGACAACAACACGCTCTTCGGGAACACGGCGACCGGGAACGTGGCGAACGGGATGGAGCTGTATGACGCGAACACCAACAACCTGACCGGGAACACCGTGGTAGGGAACGACGGCGGTATCTACCTGTCCGGGTCTGTTGGGTCGAACTACAACCTGATCGCGGACAACAACGCGAGCGGGAACGGGTATCTCGGCGGCAGCGGTTCGAAGAACGGTATCGCGTTGAGCTACTCGACGTTCAACACCATCACCAACAACGTCGCGAACCAGAACGCCGGGAACGGGTATGACCTGTTCAGCTCGGACAACAACCTGCTTTCAGGCAACCTCGCCCAGGAGAACCAGCAGAACGGGTTCTTCCTCGACCCGTCGAACTACAACAACGTCACCGGGAATTTCGCGATCGGGAACATGTACGACGGGTTCAACGTAACGGACTCGATCTTCAACAACCTGACCGACAACTACGCGGCGATCAACGGGTGGAACGGGTATGGTCTGTATAATGCATCCAACACGACGCTGGTGAACAACACCGCATTCAACAATACCAGGAACGGGTTTTACCTCGAAGGATCGGGTTACAATGATCTGTCCTCAAACCTCGCCCTCATGAATCAGTACGACGGGTTCAACCTGACCGGTTCGGATCACAACAACCTGGTCTCGAACAACGCTACCCTGAACCTCTTCGAAGGATTCACGCTCCAGAATTCGAACTATAACACCTTAACTGACAATATCGCCCTGAACAACAGCCTTGACGGGTTCACGCTGCTGAACTCCGATTTCAATGTCCTGACAAACAATATGGCCATCAACAACAGCCAGAACGGGTTCTATCTGGAGAACTCGGATAACAACATCCTGGAAGGAAACATCGCGATCGGGAACCTGTTCGACGGATTCAACCTGACAAATTCGACGAACAACACCATCATCAACAGCAGCTCGAACGGGAACATGTTCGAAGGGTTCACGCTCAACGGAGCGGACAATGTCACCCTGTTCAACGATACCGCCAATTTCAACATGCAGGACGGGTTTACCGTCATCAATTCCACCAGCATCAGCCTGATAATGGATACCGCGAACGGGAACCAGGCGAACGGGTTCTACCTGCAGAATACGAGCTACAGCATGCTTTCCGGGAACTATGCAGAGGGGAACCAGCAGAACGGGTTCTTCCTCGACCCGTCGAACTACAACAATGTCACCGGGAATTTCGCGATTGCGAACATGTACGACGGGTTCAACGTGACGGACTCGATCTTCAACAACCTGACGGACAACTATGCGGCGATCAACGGGTGGAATGGGTACGGGTTGTATAATGCCACCAACACCACGCTGGTAAACAACACCGCGGTGGGTAATACCTACAACGGGATCTACCTGGAAAACTCGAGTTACAACAACCTGACCGCCAATACCGCGATCGAGAACTACTACGACGGAATTAACCTGACGAACTCGCATTTCAACGAGATCGTGATGAACAACGCATCGAACGTATACGATGCGTCGGTCTTCAACCAGACGAACGGGATCTCGCTGTCGGGCTCGACGTTCAATAACCTGACCGGGAACACGGTGTACGACAACAATTACAACGGTATTGTCCTCACGCTCTCGAGCCAGAACAACCTGACCGGCAACGAGGTTTCCGGCTCGAGCTTCTATTCATCCGGGACAGACGCAGGTATCCTGCTGAACGGCTCGGATCAGAACACGCTCGATTCCAATTACGTGCACGATAATTACCTCTCGGGAATCTCCCTCCTCAACTCGAACCAGAACAACCTGACTGGGAACGAAGTCACCGGCAACAGTTTCGGGTCCGTCGGATCGGATGCGGGGATCCTGTTAAACAACTCGAACCAGAACCTGCTTGACGGCAATTACGTGCACGACAACTCGTTCTCCGGGATCTCGCTGCTGAACTCGAACGGAAATACGCTGGAGAACAACGTCGCGGACGCGAACTCGGGCTACGGGTCGGGAGACATCCAGGCGAACATCCTTCTTGCGAATTCCTCGTACAACATCCTGATGGACAACTCTGCGAACGGGAGCCTCACCAGCAACGGTATCGCTCTGAACAACTCGTGGTACAACAACCTTACCGGCAACGCCGCGGACGACAACTACAATATCGGGATCTGGCTGGTCACGAACTCGAGCCATAACAACCTCACCGGGAACGAGGCGTTAAGGAACTTCGCGGGGATCCAATTAGGAGAACCGTCTGCACCCGCGGGAGATAACCAATGGAACGAACTGGTTGGGAACAATGCTTCCTACAGTTACACGAGCGGCGGATTCGTGCTCCAGTTATCCGACAACAATACCCTTGTCGACAATAACGCGGTGGGGAACGCAGACAACGGGATAGCGCTGTATGACTCGAACAACAACAATATCGCCAGGAACTACGTCGTCGCGAACGGCGGCGGCATCCTCCTTGCGGGAGCCACGGGGTCCAATTACAACAACGTCACCGATAACAACGCGAGTGCAAACGGGTTCGGTGCGTTGTACGGTTCGAGGCAGGGGATCTCTCTCACGAACTCGGCCTGGAACAACATCGTGAACAACACCGCCGTCGGAAACGAGGAGAACGGTATCCAGCTCTTCTCCTCCGACAACAACTCAATCCTTGACAATTACGTCGCGTTCAACGGGTTCAACGGTATAAAACTCGACGGCTCGAACGTCAACACCCTCTTCAACAACACGGTATACAACAACACTGTCCATGGGGTCCACCTGGCAGACTCCAATGAGAACAACCTCAGTAGCAACACGATCACACTTAACCTGGTTGACGGGATCTTCCTCGAGAACTCCAGCCTGAACAACATCACCACAAACAATGTCTCGGTCAACGGACTCCATGGAATTTCGTTGCTGAACTCTACCTTCAATTCCATTACCGGGAACGAAGTGACCTTCAATTCCAACACCGGCATCAAGATGTTCGGCTCGGATAACAACACCGCGACTGACAACAACGTAACCTTCAACGGAAGGGGCGTATGGCTGAACACCTCCGGCAACAACAACTTCGCAGGGAATAACATCAGCTATAACCAGGAGAACGGGGTGTTCATGGAGGAGAGCACCTACAACAACTTCACCGGCAATCTTGCGAACTTCAACGGCCTGAACGGGTTCTCGGTCGTCGCGAGCAACTGGAACAATTTCTACGATAATATCGCCTACAACAACACCGTCACGTACGACCCGAACATCTCCAGCGTTGGGTTCCTCCTGATTGAAAGCAACAACAACACCCTGTTTAACAACACGGCGGTCAGGAATGGCTGGGGCATTTACCTGGACAACTCGAGCTACAACAACCTGACCGCGAACAATGCCAGTGCAAACGTCGTCGTAGACGGGATCGACCTGGTCAACTCCCATAACAACCTGCTCGCGGACAATATCGCGAATTTCAACGAACAGGACGGAATCTACCTGTTGTTCTCCGAAAACAACACACTATACGGCAACAATGCCAGTGAAAACGGCCTGGTCGGGTTCCGTATAGTCGGCTCCGCGAACAACAACATTACGGGCAACAATGCGCTTTCAAATCAGGAAGACGGATTCCTGTTAGTCGGCTCGGACTACAACAACCTCACCGGGAACATGGCGGGAGGCAACGGAAATGATGGGTTTGCCCTTGACACTTCAGAGTTCAACGACCTCTTTGACAATAATGCCACGGAGAATGGGTGGAACGGATTCGGGCTCTACGGTGCGGACAACAATACCCTCTATAACAACACCGCGATCAACAACACGTACAATGGCTTTGCATTGTTCGACTCCGGGAACAACAACCTGACCGCGAACCAGGCATTAAACAACCAGCAGAACGGGTTCTATCTCGATCCTTCCGATTACAACAACATCACCGGGAACCTCGCGATGGGCAACGCGTTCGACGGGTTCAATGTCACCAATTCGAGTTACAACAACCTGTTCGATAACAATGCAACGGAGAACGGGTGGAACGGCTTCGGGCTCTACGGTGCAGACAACAACACGCTGTTCAACAACACGGCGCTCAACAACACCCGGAACGGGTTCTACCTGGGCGGGTCCGGCAACAACAACCTGACCGGCAACTTTGCGCTCATGAACCACTACGACGGGTTCAACCTCACCGGCTCCGATCACAACAGCCTGTTCGGCAACAACGCGACCCTGAACCTTTTCGAAGGATTCACGCTCCAGAATTCGAACTATAACACGTTATTCGATAATATCGCCCTGGACAACGGCCTTGACGGCTTCACGCTGCTGAATTCCGATTACAACAACCTGACAAACAATAGTGCGATCAACAACGGCCTGAACGGGTTCTACCTGGAGAACTCGAGTAATAACATCCTGAATGGTAATACCGCAAGCGGGAACCTGCTCGACGGGTTCAACATCACCAATTCAATGAACAACAGCATCTCCGGGAACAATGCGAGCGGGAACATGCTCGAAGGATTTACCATCATCAACACGAGCTACGGGACGTTCTTCAACAACACGGCCAACAACAACATGCTTGACGGATTCACCGTCATCGATTCTCATTACAACAACTTTACGATGAACACGGCGAATGAAAACCAGCAGAGTGGATTCTACCTTCTCAATTCGACCCACAACCTGCTCTCCGGGAATAACGCGAGTTCGAACGTCTTCGACGGGATTCACCTGGAGAATTCCAGCAGCAATGTCCTGAACGGGAATAACGCCATGTTCAACCAGCAGAACGGGTTCACCGCGATCGACTCCCACTATAACAATTTCACCATGAACACCGCGTTCGCCAACAGCCTGAACGGCTTCTACCTGGTGAATTCAACCCACAACCTGCTCTCCGCAAACAATGCGAGCTCGAACGGTCTCGACGGGATCCTCCTGATGAACTCCAGCAGCAACACCCTGGCCGGGAACGATGCCCTGTTCAACCGGCTGAACGGAATCGACCTGTTGCAGGGATCCGATTCCAACACGCTCTCGGGGAACAACGCGAGCTTCAACGACGCCCACGGGATCAACCTGGTATTCTCTGACAACAATGTCCTTTCCGGCAATAATGTCCTCAACAACAACTTTACCGGAATCAACAACCAGGGTTCCAACGGGACCCTGATGAGCGGGAACAATGCCCTGTTCAACAACTGGAGCGGCATTCTTGCCCAGAACTCGAATAATCTGATCCTGTCCGGGAACAACGCATCATTCAACGACCTTGACGGGATCGATGTCGTGAACGGCGTCAATAACACAGTGACCGGAAACCTGGCCTTCTTCAACAACCACACCGGGATAAACGTGCTCAATAACAATGACCTCGTGGTGACGGGGAACAATGCGTCCTGGAACAACCAGACCGGGATTTATGTTTCAAACCCTGACAACGCCACGGTCTCGCAGAATATCGCTCTGAACAATCTGCAGTCGGGGATAGTCGTGGTCAATTCGGCAAATTCAACGATTAACGGAAATAACGCCAGCAGCAACGGGATGCAAGGGTTGTACATCGTCAATTCCGAGTCTGACACGGTATCAGGAAACAATGCCCTGTTCAACAACTGGAGCGGAATTCAGATCAATAATTTCTATAACGGCACCATTTCGGGGAACAACGCGAACTACAACAATATGAGCGGTATGGTTGTCGTGAACATCGGGAACTCCCTTGTTTCGGGTAATACCGCAACCGGGAACGCCCAGAGAGGCATCCAGCTGTTGAACTCAGAAGCAAGTACCGTATCCGGGAACAGTGCTTCGTTCAACAACATGAGCGGCATAGAAATTACCAACTTCTATAATGGCACGATTTCAGGGAACAATGCCTGGAACAACACATTGAACGGTATTGCGATAGTGAATCTGGAGAGTTCCGTCGTCTCCAACAACGCTGCCTGGAATAACAACATTACCGGTATTACCGTGACAAATGCCTACAACAGCACGTTCACCGCGAACAATGGAAGCTACAATGCCCAGGACGGAATTTACCTGTTCAATTCGGACTGGAATACGCTGGTCAACAACAGGGCCTTATTCAATAGTGGGAACGGAGTCAGTTTCATCGCGTCTGACCTGAACAGCATGTCCGGAACAACCGCGAATATGAATGGCGGAAACGGGATCTACCTGCAGTCCTCGGATTACAACACGCTCACCGGGTGCACTGCGAGCAACAACGCAAACGACGGAGTGCTTCTGGAAGACTCCAATTTCAACACGATCACGACCTCAACCGCGAACGCAAACCTCAATGGATTCTATCTCGACCCGTCGAACAACAACACCATCAGTAACAGCGTAGCCAACAACAATATCGAGAACGGGTTCGTGATCAACGAGTCCTATAACAACACCATCACGGGGAGCACCGCCAACAGCAACGGGATGAGCGGGGTCCTGCTTTACAACTCATCGAATAACCTGGTGAGCACCAGCACGCTGAATTTCAATACAAACGGGACTTCCCTCGTGAATTCCGACAACAACACCGTGATGAGCAGTCATATACAGTTCAGCACGCAGGCAGGAGTGTACCTCGACAATTCGGCAGAGAACCTGTTCTACAACAATTACTTCAACAACAACAACAACGTCGTGTTCAACGGGACGCCGCTCCACAACACGTGGAATATCGCGCAGACCCCCGGGACGAATATCATTGGCGGGCCGTACCTCGGAGGCAATTACTGGGCGACACCTGCCGGAACAGGCTGGTCGCAGACCCAGCCGGGCAATGCAAGCGGGTTCGTAATCTTCCCGTTCGTGATGAACGCGAATAATACCGACTTCCTCCCGCTGGGCGGCATATACCACCCGCCGATCCCGCCGATCCCGCCCTACCCGCCTGTCCCGCCGTTCCCGGTACCCCCCGGCCTGTTCTGGGACGCCCGGATGGTGAATAACACCCTCCCCGACACGATGTGCGCATGCCAGAACTATTCGGTCCAGGTCACCGTCCAGAACACGGGGACGACCGGGTGGCTGCCCACGGATATCTCGCTTGCGGCGAACAACACCGACGCCATGATGTTCTCTCCCACAAAGATCCCGCTGGGGAGGTATATCGGACCGAATGATACCTATACGTTCGACTTCCAGCTGATGGCTCCGTGCACGCCGGGGGTGTATCACCCTGACTGGGGACTCATCAGGAATGACGGGGTGTGGGTCGGACAGCTCCTTGTAAAGACGATAAATGTACAGAACTGTGGAAATGTCACGATCGTGAATACCACGGTGCAGCCGCAGGTCAATGCCGGTAGCCTGCTCAGCAGCAGGGCATCGGGGGCCTTCGACGCGTCAGGAATTGGCATGACCGGGATCCGTACCAACAGTCAGCTCAACGCGGCTGAACTGATCGATGCGAGATCAGGGAATTATGGAGTATCTCCCACGGCTCCTGCGGATATCCTTAACGCCAGGTTATCCGGATCCGGAACCGAGTTGAAATCCCAGTTACTCCACGAAATCCTTATTTCCCGCGGACTTTCGGCCCTGGTCGCAATTGCGCTTTCCTGGTAACCCTTTTTTACTGGCGATTCTCCGGCCGCACCAGTCCCCCGATCACCCTCGGTCACATCGCCCGGAAATTGAGTTCCCCTGACTTAAAACAGGGACGATTCATGAAAAATCAACCGGTGGTTCGTATAAGGGTGCCCGGTGAAATCCGTGCATTTTTTCCGGCGGTTTGTGGACAACAAGGGGAAAGAATATGGCATTATATGAATTATCAGACGATTCCTCGTGGGGTACTTATATTCGTATCAGGGGTGCAGCGCTTCGAACGGGATCACCTCCCGGGAACGGTCTATGAAGACGATGCCCGGGGTGTATGGGGCGCGGGTATTCACCGGAGGGGAGGCGACGAAGGGGACGGCATACTATATCCACTCCCGGATATCTCAGGAAGATCGGGCCCATCCGCTGGCCGCCCGGAGATTTCGAGGTCATCACGCTTCCGGAGGTGATGACCATAGAGTCTCTGGTCCTGAAAGCACCTGATATCGAGGAGGAAAGAACAGGGGACCCGAAACCTCCTTTGTTCCCGGGAGTGACGCGAAGTGTGTCCGGACTCCTTCAAGAGATTAAATTTTTAGTTTTTGCAGGAAATAGACTCCGATACATATCGCCGCTATCGAGAGTGCCATGTAGAGCATGTCGATCCCGGTAACCAGTTTAATGGCGAGCACCCGCTGGAAGAAACTCACGATGAGCACCATGATGATGACCTTGATGATCTTGTTCTTCAGGTCGTCGAGATTGGTGATCTCGAGGATTGTATGGAACGCTCCGGTGGCCCTTGCGATATCTATCTTCGAAATGAACAGTTCGTAGATGCCGAAACTGAAGATGAGGAGGACCATCCCGATCAGGTAGAAGTCCACCGCTCCGATTATCCCGATCAGGATCTCGGTATGATCGACCTCCATGTGGGAAATGGATATGGAAGCGATAAGGGTGTTAATCACTTCCAGGGAGCCGGAAACGAACAGGATTATCGAGCTGAACGTGCCGAAGATCACGGCGAGGAGAACGATGAGGCGCGAACTCCAGAGCGCCCGCTCGAAATAGTGCTCTGTTATGTCCTGTTCCTCGCGGGTCTTTAAGGGGTCGGAACTCTTCTCTGAAACCATCCTCAAGTATTGGAAGTGACAGGCAAAATAGTCAGTGATTCGGACTCACTTCCCTGATCCGGGATGTTCGCAAATCATCATGTCCAGGCCTCCGGACATTCTTCCAGGGGTCAGAATCGCAGGAAAAACCAGTGGGAGGGATTATCCGGGAGCCCTGCGGGGATTCGGTTCCCTGCCGGAATATATTTATCGGGAGAATATTTAACCCGAAAAAAATCGATAACTGGATAAAGATGATTCTTTTTCAACCGGACGGCCCGCCATGATAGATCTCTTCGGGTTGTTCATCCTCGGCCTGATGATCGGGTTCACCGGTGCGATAGCACCCGGTCCGACACTGATCGCGACCATTCACGGGGCCGTGAAAGGAGGGTGGGTGGTTGGCCCCGGGGTTACCTTCGGACACGTACTCGTTGAGATATTGATGGTGCTCCTGGTCATCGGGGGCCTTTCAGTATTCATCGGCCAGTATTCCTGGATAATTGCAATTGTGGGGGGCGGAGCGTTGCTGGTGTTCGGGATTCTCACCCTCCTCGAAAGCCGCCATGCGGAAGTGCCGGAGACGGAATCACCGAAAAGATCCGGGAGTCCGGTACTCGCAGGAGTGGTTACGAGTATTTCGAATCCCTATTTCTGGATATGGTGGCTTACCGTCGGGAGCGCACTTCTTATCGGAGCGCTCGCCGGAGGTATCGCGAGTGTCCTTGCGTTCATTGCCGGTCATTGGGCCGCGGACCTCATCTGGTACACTGTCGTTGCCGCAAGCATGCATAAAGGGAAATTTCTCCTGGGAAAAAGAGGCTACAGGGCGATACTCGGCATTTGCGGCATATTCCTGATAGGCTTCGGAGTTTTTTACCTTATTTCGTTCCGGGCACTCACCGGCTGATATCCGGAAAACAGGTGTTGCCGGAAGCCGCGGCCCCGGGGAACTCGCCCGGAATCCCGGGAGTATCAGGATTTGTCGGAATCCACCAGATCCGGAACGGCAGAATTTCATCCGATAAAAAATTCCGGCCTTTTTCCCTGGACAAGGCCGGACCGTAGACACGAACCGACCGCCTGAATTTTCCGGACGCGGTATGACAGGCCTTCAGGGTCATTTCCGCAACCATTAAGGGCCGGGCAGGGGATTTGGACTGGTGGAGATGGGTTCATGGCCGGGAATGACTTTGAGCCGGTAAGAGATCTCATGCCGGAAAAGATCCGTGGCCGGGGAAGAAGATGCATCACCCGGGCGTTGCCTCCCGGGGAGTTCGCGGTGCGTCTTGAATACTCCCTGATTGAAGATCTGGAGCGATATCTCGATTCCAAAGACGTGGGTAATTTCGTTGATATGCTCGAGCGGATCAAGGTCCTCGCCGCGATCCGCGGTGTCTCGTGGGAAGCCCTCGAAGAAATGAGGGCTAAAAAAGCAGAGGAAGAAGGAAGTTTCAATGAAAATCTCCTGTTGATATGGGAGGGGGATCGGGATCCACCCCGCAGGAGACTGCTCTGCACGTGCGAGCGGGGCGACCATGTCTTCGAGGAGGATTAGGGAAGGATCATATTCA
Coding sequences within it:
- a CDS encoding YqhA family protein; this encodes MVSEKSSDPLKTREEQDITEHYFERALWSSRLIVLLAVIFGTFSSIILFVSGSLEVINTLIASISISHMEVDHTEILIGIIGAVDFYLIGMVLLIFSFGIYELFISKIDIARATGAFHTILEITNLDDLKNKIIKVIIMVLIVSFFQRVLAIKLVTGIDMLYMALSIAAICIGVYFLQKLKI
- a CDS encoding LysE family transporter produces the protein MIDLFGLFILGLMIGFTGAIAPGPTLIATIHGAVKGGWVVGPGVTFGHVLVEILMVLLVIGGLSVFIGQYSWIIAIVGGGALLVFGILTLLESRHAEVPETESPKRSGSPVLAGVVTSISNPYFWIWWLTVGSALLIGALAGGIASVLAFIAGHWAADLIWYTVVAASMHKGKFLLGKRGYRAILGICGIFLIGFGVFYLISFRALTG
- a CDS encoding nucleoside triphosphate pyrophosphohydrolase, which gives rise to MAGNDFEPVRDLMPEKIRGRGRRCITRALPPGEFAVRLEYSLIEDLERYLDSKDVGNFVDMLERIKVLAAIRGVSWEALEEMRAKKAEEEGSFNENLLLIWEGDRDPPRRRLLCTCERGDHVFEED